Below is a genomic region from Triticum dicoccoides isolate Atlit2015 ecotype Zavitan chromosome 5A, WEW_v2.0, whole genome shotgun sequence.
ATGAAGGCAGGTCAAAAAGTTCCTTTAAAATAATTAGAAAAATTCTTAACAATAAAGTTCAGTTCATACCCTCAATTTTTCTATCACCAAACAGAATTCAGAATAACGTAGACGTAAAGACCAGATGTTAGCAGGAGAAGGACCTGCTAccagatactactccctccgtcccagaatGTAAGATCATTTTTGACGCTATGATAGTGTcaaaaatgatcttatatttcgggacagagggagtatcaaaCATGCCCATCCCCTGGAAATGTAGAAATACTAATTCGTTATCCATACCATTTCAAGTTGTTAGACATGCGATCCCTGTCAAACATGAACCACGAGCTCTGGTTTTTACTCCAATTTTGTAACGGATCAGATCAATCAGTAGCTCACAGATGACCCACAATGAGTAAACTGTGACACAACCTAAAAGGAGCCTCATCATGCAATGGACCAGCAATTTAACCCCAGGTTTTTCTCAACAAAAAAAAAGCAACTTAACCCCAGGAATGGACACAGAAAAAGAATCTTCAGGCCAACAGGAGCTTCCATGTAATCATGCGGCGACGGTAGTTGGTTACTATGTGCTATGATGTTTCAAGCACTTTAGCTGACCATGCCCGCCGCATGCCGCGGGCGCAGCACCGTAACATTGCCAGGAAGGAACTATCAGCACAATGCCAGATGACCAGACGGGGGCGCAAGCAATCTCCCAAAAAATCTCTCAAAAATACCATCACACAGACAGAATTCAGAATAACAAGCAAAGGTGCAAAGGCGAAATATTGGAAAGAAGTACTATCAGCTAAACAGATATCGAAAATTGCGCTTCACATGGCGAAAAGAGTGCTAGGGCGCTTTTAAATGGTAAGCTCCATCAAATCCTTTTTCCTTTTGGACATATAATAGAATTCTCTGGTTCAGCATACTGCATATTATCCATCTATTAGAAATGCAGAGCTATCGACCATGAACTTCCACGTGGTGGTCGCTGGTCAGCGCTGGTGTATAATATAGACGAGTAGGTTGCATGTTTCTTCTTAAATAAACCGCCCATATGTTATCTTTTTTGCAATAAGAAACTAAATAGTGCCTGCCTGGGCATGCCACCTGGTGGAGATTAAATAGACATGTATCCTTCGATGCATATATGTCCAAAATAGACTCTATGAGCAGACCCCCTTCACAAATGGCACTTATTTCTTGATACAGATGCGAAACAGCAAGACTACTATAAAATACTGCCACAATTTATGCGCATACCACTAACATCAGTTAGCTTTCGGTTGAAAGTATCCCGATAATGTTCTCAAAGATAAGCTAGACAGAATTCAACAAACAGAACCACATGAGGGCTCCAACTAGCATTTATTAGCCACCCAACAGAGAGCCACATTTTGTCTGTTTGCTTAGAAGTTTTTTTTAGATGTTGTTTCGCTTAGAAGTTACAACAAAGGAGGCTACTTCTCtccaacagaaatagaaagagggtTGGGTACACTAACCATCTAACCAGAACTCTACAAGGATAAACTATGTACCTCTGTCGGTAAATGATTCAACGCTGAACAGAGAACTCTTGCTCCCAACACGGGTAGCAGGTGATACATCAGACTCACAGGAAACCCAAGCTGACAAGTGTCCAGGCTACTGGGGAACAAAATCAGGAGTTTGCATTAAAAAAATTGTCCAACAAAAGCATCGACACATTTTTTATGAAATTGCTGATTTTACTTAGCTGAAATAATTCATATTAACTGCACGGTTAAATAAATAAAAACATTGCTGCTTCCCTTTAGATTTTGCAGAAGCCCCTTGAAAGTGGCCACAGTTAACTTCAGGATTTGATGAAGGTCCCTGCAAATATAGAAACACAGGTGGTCACAGTAAAATATCAATGGTTTACATCCTTTAATCAAAGGGGAACCTTGGCGCAGCGGTAAAACTGttgcctcttgcagaaatgtagggaaaggccgcgtactatagacccaaagtggtcggacccttccctggaccctgcacaagcgggagctacatgcaccaggctgCCCCTTACATCCTTTAATCAAACCATGTGATCTACTGGCAGACAAGAGCTAGTGAGTATCTCACCTCAATTTGCAGCTTTTTATAGATGATGATGCTTTTGCATGTAGATGATAAGGGCGACTTTCCAGACAAATGACATTGGAAAGTGATTAAGGAATATACCAATGGAACATGCAGGCCATGGTCAGCTGAACCAATGAACTATTAATCAAACCACGAAGACGGATAAATCCAATAGCTACCGACTGGATCAGAATGGAGGTCAACACCTGAGTACCTGACCATGTTGTACACGTTTAACAGaacacaacagaaaaagaatcttcAGGTCAACCAGAGCTTCCCTGTAATCATCTGGCAACAGCAGTTGGTTACTCGGTGCTATGTTGTTTCGAGTAATTTAACTGGCCATTCCTACCTTGCCAGGAAGGCAGGTACTATAGCATGATGAAGGCAGCTCAAACAGTTCCTTTCCAATAATTATTTTTTTTCCTAACAAGAAAGTTCAGTTCATACCCTCAATTTTTGTATCAGCAAACAGAATTCAGAATAACGTAGAAATATTAATTTGTTATCCATTCTATTTCCACGTGGTGGCCACTAATCAGCTTATGTGTATGAGCCTATCAGCCACATTTGCTTTGTGAAATTAATTTTTTATTTTAATTAAAACACTTGCTTTGTGAAATTAATTTGAATAGCACACCGGGGGCGGTTGGGGATATACAAACGGGGGCATGTGGATAGGTTGCCTCTGCCAGCTGCCTGTAGATGATTGGTGCGATGAATAATTCTCGCGTTTGAAATTCTctcgaaagaaaaaaaggaaaacaaacagGCAGAGTGCTAGACGTGATATCACTATCCACCATATGTTGCAATGCAGATCAACGTTGACGCTGGCGCCTGAATTTACAGACTAATCCATTCCATGAAGAGATAAATTTTCTTTTCAAGAATAATGAAGAGACAATTTGACCATATGTTGGATTTCTTTTGTTGATATTCAGCATATAGGCAAATTACATGAGTGAGACAAAAAAAAGACGTACGGACTATGACCTCTCTTAAGAGGATCCATATATGCATAAGAGCGCCACTGCAGGTCTAAGGAACATACCTACCCCTATACAGAGTGTTACTTGCGCTGGTTCGAAGCAAGCTTGGCAATGAACTCCTTCACAACCCAGGGATAGGTCACTGCTATATGATCCCAGCCACTAGTTGCCATTACTGTTTGCAAGCATGAGGGAGACTGCACTTGGATAAACTTCAAGCACGCCTCCTTCAATCCACAGCAGTGGTGCTTCTCAGCTAGAGCAAGagtggacgtcaccgagctgacacTTATGTGCTCAGACAACTGCTTTTCGCAGATTAACTTGAGCATTTGGAGATCGTATCTGTCTGCCGCCACAAACAAATCTTCCAACCATTGCAGCCACATTTCAAACTCTGCTGCTTCTTCTCGCCCTTCGTCCATAACTTCTGACATTTCATCCTCCATGCTGTCCTTCTCCATGGCAGGGAGTGAATCTGTGTAGATGAAGCTTAGCAAAGCCCTGAACACTTTTGCTTCCATGTCTTTGATCTGTATGACGCTGGATGTTGTGGCGCCCTCCTTCATGGGGCCAAAGAGCTGCGCCATGAACACTTTAGACCGGCCTGCAAGCACACACCGGTGTGCGGCGAACGTCTCGCCACCGACCTCAAATGTCACATCAGCACCCACCTTGTTTTGAAGGAGGTGGGCAAAATGTTGGTTTATGTCAGATATGGCGCCAGCGGCATCCTCGATTTTGTGATCCTTGCAAACAACCATGATGTCACACCGGATGGTGAAACAATCGCCCTTTAGGTGCGCCGATCGTTCCAGGGCGTCTCGTCTCACAAATCTGTCGCTGCCCCAGGAGGGAGCACTGCTGGAGAAGGTGCAGGTTTTATTGGTTCCATGAATGTACACTGGCTTGTGCTTCTCAAGCTGGTCGACGAGACTGAAGCTGAACTTGGCCTCCACATCCTCTTCGCCCTCGCAGTCGTAGAGGGTATGCCTCGTGACGTAGAGCGAAACGAAGTCCCGGCAGTTCGGGTTTTCTCCGTTGGGGTAGTACTCGATGTACCAGTCATATTCTCCCACCGTGAAAAGGCCGGTGGTGGCGCTCTCGCCGGTGGGCAACTGAAGCTTGGTACGCGAGTAGTCCCTGACCATGAGCAGGTGGTACCCGCTGTCCGCGCCGGCGTAGACGGCCGACGTGTCGCAGGTGCAGCGCTTGGCGCCGTCGACGACCGACACACCGGCGAACGACATGAGGGGATCTGCGAGTCCACCGGAAATCTATCTACTCAGTCACCATTGACACGCCAAGTTCCAGAGTTGGGGTCGATGAGCTGAGCAGAGGGACAAACCTGGTCGCGTTCCGGGCGGAGTCGCCGCCGCTTCAGTCGCTGCGCCGAACGCGTGGCTCCTCGCCGGAAGCAGAGTTTGCGCCGCCGCCTGCTCGTCGGCGAGTGCGAACTGGATCTGCCTACGTTTAAGGGTTTAATATAAATCGCCACTATGATTGGGCTTTTAAGGCCCCCGCAGCCCACAATCTGCAAAACCCATACAACGCGCACGCAAAAAAAAATGCCCATACAAGGCTCACGGCCTGATAAATCGAGCTGAATTTTGCAGGATGCAAGAGTATATTCCAGTCAAAACAATTCATTTGTCTCAGATTGCTTAAAAAAATCGTTTGTCTAAGAAAAAAATACACAACAGTTCGTGCTATATTTGAATTTGTATTTATGAAAGCGCTAGCTTTGTCTGTAATTCAGCGAATTCAATCAAAACTGTCCACCTCTGTGTTCACCAAAACCAACACCTTTTGCAGGGAACACATAATTTTTTGCCTATGCTGTAATGGGACTGTGTTAAAGCTTCGGCAAGCTTGTTGACCCGACGAATGTTGCGACTTTACGAACCATATTGTAGAGCTACCGATATCCATATTCCGAGAAAGGCTGGATTTATTTTGCGAAAAAACTGTAGCATAATTGCGTTTCTATTTCACTGCATCGGTTGCCACGACTGAATACATACACTAGCACGAATAAATAACAGACATGGAAAAATATCAATGTATTTCTTGGTCTATTTGTAGCGCGTATCGATGATGAGTCTACTACGCTAGACAAGGAAAAATATCTCAGGTCCTGCATTCCCAGATCGTCACCACCATTCTTCACCTATGCGACTATGCACACAGCCAGCCGACGCGCACAAGAGCCTCATCATCTCACCATGCAATGGTGACAGGTATTTTACCTCCAAGAAGAGAAAAGGGGAGAAAATCAAGCCGACCGGAGCTTCATGTAATCATCTGCCGACGGTAGTTGGTTGCCCGGCGCTATGGTGTTTCGAGTAATTTAGGTGATCCACGCCTGCTGCCTGGGCGCAGCACCGTAGCATTGCCAGGAAGGAATGAACTGAAGCACAATGCCAGATCATACAAGGGGGCAACTAATTTCTTCCATAAAAAAAAGGAAAGATGTTCACACCTTCAGGGCAATACCACCAAAAAGGATCTTCAAAAAATAAAAAGCTATATTCAGCAAAGGTGCAAAGGCCAGATATTTAGCACAGGTACCAGCTAACCAGATATCCAAAGTTACAATTCAAGAGGCAAAAATGAAGCTAGGGTGCTTTTAAATGGTAAAGGCCCATCAaagcctttttttttctttcagacATATAGAAGGAATTCCCTGGTCCAACATATTGCATCCTACCCATCTGTTGGAAATGTATTGCTATCGACCATGCACTGATAACTCCACATGGTGTTTGCTGATCAGCACAGGTGGCACTTATTACAGATGAGCAGATTGCGTGTTGCTTCTTCTCTAATAGATGAACAAATCTCCCTATGTTATTATTTCTAAAAATAACAATTAAGAAACCAAATAGCGCCTGCCGGGGCATGCCACCTGGTGGAGATTAAGTGTATACTTATCCTTCGATGCATACATGTCCGAAACAGACTGTATCAGTATGGCGCATTTCTTGATTGATACACATGCACAACAACATGGCTAATATATAATACTGGCACGAAATAGGTGCATATCTCCAGTATTAGCCAAAGTTAAACTTATCTTTAAGGAGTCACATCACAACTTATTGACAAATAATTGGGTTCAGTTGATTTTTCCAGGTATATATGCAATTACTTTTAAGTTGAAAATATCCTGATTATGTTCTCATTCTCAAGATAAGCTAAGCCAGAATTAAACAAACAGAA
It encodes:
- the LOC119302659 gene encoding BTB/POZ and MATH domain-containing protein 2-like, translating into MSFAGVSVVDGAKRCTCDTSAVYAGADSGYHLLMVRDYSRTKLQLPTGESATTGLFTVGEYDWYIEYYPNGENPNCRDFVSLYVTRHTLYDCEGEEDVEAKFSFSLVDQLEKHKPVYIHGTNKTCTFSSSAPSWGSDRFVRRDALERSAHLKGDCFTIRCDIMVVCKDHKIEDAAGAISDINQHFAHLLQNKVGADVTFEVGGETFAAHRCVLAGRSKVFMAQLFGPMKEGATTSSVIQIKDMEAKVFRALLSFIYTDSLPAMEKDSMEDEMSEVMDEGREEAAEFEMWLQWLEDLFVAADRYDLQMLKLICEKQLSEHISVSSVTSTLALAEKHHCCGLKEACLKFIQVQSPSCLQTVMATSGWDHIAVTYPWVVKEFIAKLASNQRK